One genomic region from Leifsonia poae encodes:
- a CDS encoding DUF2277 domain-containing protein, giving the protein MCRNIHTLHNFEPAATSDEVHAAALQYVRKVSGSTKPSQANTAAFDRAVAEIAHITHHLLEDLVTTAPPKNRDEEAAKAKARSARRFAAA; this is encoded by the coding sequence ATGTGCCGGAACATTCACACCCTCCATAATTTCGAGCCCGCCGCCACCTCAGACGAGGTGCACGCCGCCGCGCTCCAATACGTGCGCAAGGTGAGCGGATCGACGAAACCGTCGCAGGCGAACACCGCCGCGTTCGACCGTGCTGTCGCCGAGATCGCCCACATCACCCATCACCTGCTCGAAGACCTCGTCACCACGGCGCCACCCAAGAACCGTGACGAGGAGGCCGCCAAAGCGAAAGCCCGCTCGGCCCGTCGTTTCGCCGCCGCATAG
- a CDS encoding IclR family transcriptional regulator: MASKVPAAENTLRILEHLAGQRGPVAAASIAGALGLPRSTVYHLLAVLLEHGFVLHFPEAKRYGLGVASYELSSAFSRQEPLSRLGRPILAGLVDAIGESGHVAVLHGRDVVYIVEERAPRRPRLVTDVGVRLPSHLTASGRALLATLPAEQLRALYPDAGAFESRTGSGPHTYAELKRVVAEVRAAGYATEDGEVTPGLASVAVSVRDHAGWPAAGIAITFPREHVPREEWPALAARVGAAAAELSRRIRGS; encoded by the coding sequence ATGGCGAGCAAGGTTCCTGCGGCGGAGAACACGCTGCGGATTCTGGAGCACCTGGCGGGGCAGCGGGGGCCGGTGGCCGCGGCATCGATAGCCGGGGCGCTGGGTCTGCCGCGGTCGACGGTCTACCACCTGCTCGCCGTGTTGTTGGAGCATGGGTTCGTTCTGCACTTCCCCGAAGCGAAACGCTACGGGCTGGGTGTGGCCTCGTACGAGCTGAGTTCGGCGTTCTCGCGGCAGGAGCCGCTCAGTCGGCTGGGGCGACCCATCCTCGCCGGGCTCGTGGATGCGATCGGGGAATCCGGCCATGTGGCCGTGCTGCACGGACGTGATGTCGTCTACATCGTTGAGGAGCGGGCCCCGCGGAGGCCGCGCCTGGTCACGGATGTGGGAGTTCGCCTGCCGAGCCATCTGACCGCCAGCGGGCGAGCCCTGCTGGCGACGCTGCCGGCCGAGCAGCTTCGGGCGTTGTACCCGGATGCGGGGGCCTTCGAGAGCCGCACCGGTTCTGGCCCCCACACCTACGCCGAGCTGAAACGTGTGGTTGCCGAGGTGCGTGCGGCCGGTTACGCCACCGAGGACGGTGAGGTGACCCCCGGTCTCGCGTCGGTCGCCGTGTCGGTGCGCGACCACGCGGGCTGGCCGGCGGCCGGGATCGCGATCACATTCCCGCGGGAGCATGTACCGCGCGAGGAGTGGCCGGCGCTCGCCGCTCGGGTGGGTGCGGCGGCGGCGGAACTGTCGCGGCGCATCCGGGGCAGCTGA
- the hutH gene encoding histidine ammonia-lyase: MVTNNVVIVGARPLSIAEVVAVARNDSPIELDPASLESVEASRALVEALADDTEPHYGISTGFGALATTFIPSDRRAQLQASLVRSHAAGSGPEVEREVVRALMLLRLSTLMTARTGARRVTVETYAALLNAGITPIVREYGSLGCSGDLAPLAHCALAAMGEGQVRVGSAPDGPGALTDAGAALAAAGIRPVELAEKEGLALINGTDGMLGMLSLAIHDLAALLTTADISAGLSVEALLGTDAVFADDLQRLRPQHGQALSAANLRAMLAGSPIIASHKGPECTRVQDAYSLRCAPQVHGAARDTLDHATLVAERELASAVDNPVLTPDGRVESNGNFHGAPVAYVLDFLAIVVADVASMSERRTDRFLDASRNQGLTPFLAHEVGVDSGLMIAQYTAAGIVSELKRLAAPASVDSIPSSAMQEDHVSMGWSAARKLRRSLDGLGRVLAIEIMTAARGADLRAPLKPGHATGAVITAVREVCAGPGPDRFLSPEIEAVTALVQSGRIRAAAESAAGPLT, encoded by the coding sequence ATGGTCACGAACAATGTCGTCATCGTCGGTGCACGGCCGCTCAGCATCGCTGAAGTGGTCGCCGTCGCGCGCAACGACAGCCCCATCGAACTCGATCCCGCCTCGCTCGAGAGCGTCGAGGCCTCCCGCGCCCTCGTCGAAGCCCTCGCCGACGACACCGAACCGCACTACGGCATCTCCACCGGTTTCGGTGCGCTCGCCACCACGTTCATCCCGAGCGACCGCCGTGCCCAGTTGCAGGCGAGCCTGGTGCGCTCCCACGCCGCCGGCTCCGGTCCGGAGGTCGAACGCGAGGTGGTTCGCGCGCTCATGCTCCTTCGGCTGTCCACCCTGATGACCGCCCGCACGGGCGCCCGCCGCGTCACCGTCGAGACCTACGCCGCCCTGCTGAACGCCGGCATCACGCCGATCGTGCGCGAATACGGCTCCCTCGGCTGCTCCGGAGACCTCGCCCCGCTCGCCCACTGCGCGCTGGCCGCGATGGGCGAAGGCCAGGTGCGCGTCGGCTCCGCCCCGGACGGGCCGGGTGCGCTCACCGACGCCGGCGCCGCGCTGGCCGCCGCCGGCATCCGCCCGGTCGAACTCGCAGAAAAGGAGGGTCTCGCCCTCATCAATGGCACCGACGGGATGCTCGGGATGCTCTCCCTCGCCATCCACGACCTCGCGGCCCTGCTCACCACCGCCGACATCTCCGCAGGTCTCAGCGTCGAAGCCCTGCTCGGAACCGACGCCGTCTTCGCCGACGACCTGCAGCGCCTGCGCCCCCAGCACGGCCAGGCCCTGTCGGCCGCGAATCTGCGGGCCATGCTCGCCGGATCCCCGATCATCGCGAGCCACAAAGGCCCCGAGTGCACCCGCGTGCAAGACGCGTACTCGTTGCGCTGCGCCCCACAGGTTCACGGCGCTGCCCGCGACACTCTCGACCACGCGACCCTCGTCGCCGAGCGCGAACTCGCCTCCGCGGTGGACAACCCGGTACTCACGCCCGATGGCCGCGTCGAATCGAACGGCAACTTCCACGGCGCCCCGGTCGCATATGTCCTCGACTTCCTGGCGATCGTCGTGGCGGATGTGGCGAGCATGTCCGAGCGGCGCACTGACCGCTTCCTCGACGCCTCGCGCAACCAGGGGCTCACCCCGTTCCTCGCACACGAAGTCGGAGTCGACTCCGGCCTGATGATCGCGCAGTACACCGCGGCCGGTATCGTCTCCGAGCTCAAACGGCTCGCCGCGCCGGCATCGGTGGACTCGATCCCCTCGTCCGCGATGCAGGAGGACCACGTCTCGATGGGCTGGTCCGCCGCCCGCAAACTGCGCCGCTCGCTCGACGGGCTCGGCCGGGTGCTGGCCATCGAGATCATGACCGCCGCCCGCGGCGCCGACCTGCGCGCCCCGTTGAAGCCGGGCCA